The proteins below come from a single Asanoa ferruginea genomic window:
- a CDS encoding LacI family DNA-binding transcriptional regulator codes for MTDRVSGVRRKRPTMRDVAREAGVALRTVSRVVNADPTVGAHLVSRVQAAITALDYAPDERAQQLRRGTSGTIGAAVRNLADAHPVLSAVDNAARARGLGVLAMSTEDDEAREREAVMSMCRRRVDGIVIEPIGPSHDYLSAEVAGGLAVVAVDRPCAGVEADAVLSDNAAGIGMAYRQLSVHGHRRIAYIGDDERIFTGRERAAAFRACVAASGGPLTGMVHPGVVTTARVASALASVLSGASPATALITGNVATTIEALRYLGADAGRLALVGFDDFPLADILRPGLTVVAQDTAVIGRTAIDLLVARAADPARPVQTVTVPVELIARGSGELPAPS; via the coding sequence ATGACCGATCGGGTTAGCGGCGTACGCAGAAAGCGCCCGACCATGCGGGACGTGGCCCGCGAGGCCGGCGTCGCGCTGCGCACCGTGTCCCGCGTCGTCAACGCTGATCCGACGGTGGGTGCGCACCTGGTCAGCCGCGTCCAGGCGGCGATCACCGCGCTGGATTACGCGCCCGACGAGCGGGCGCAGCAGCTCCGCCGGGGCACGTCCGGGACGATCGGGGCCGCGGTCCGCAATCTGGCCGACGCGCACCCGGTGCTGTCCGCGGTCGACAACGCGGCGCGGGCGCGCGGTCTCGGCGTCCTGGCCATGTCGACGGAGGATGACGAGGCCCGCGAGCGCGAGGCGGTCATGTCCATGTGCCGGCGGCGGGTGGACGGGATCGTCATCGAGCCGATAGGGCCTAGTCACGACTACCTGTCCGCCGAGGTGGCGGGGGGTTTGGCGGTGGTCGCGGTCGACCGGCCCTGCGCCGGCGTCGAGGCCGATGCGGTGCTGTCCGACAACGCCGCGGGGATAGGGATGGCTTATCGGCAGCTCTCGGTGCACGGGCATCGCCGGATCGCCTACATCGGCGACGACGAGCGGATCTTCACGGGGCGCGAGCGGGCGGCTGCCTTCCGTGCCTGTGTCGCGGCCAGCGGTGGGCCGTTGACCGGGATGGTGCATCCGGGGGTGGTGACGACCGCGCGGGTCGCTTCGGCGTTGGCGTCGGTGTTGTCGGGTGCGTCGCCGGCGACGGCGCTGATCACCGGGAACGTGGCTACGACCATTGAGGCGCTGCGCTATCTCGGGGCCGATGCGGGGCGGTTGGCGCTGGTCGGGTTCGACGACTTTCCGCTGGCTGACATCCTGCGGCCCGGGTTGACGGTGGTCGCGCAGGACACGGCGGTGATCGGCCGGACGGCGATCGACCTCCTGGTCGCGCGGGCCGCGGACCCGGCCCGGCCCGTGCAGACGGTGACGGTGCCGGTCGAGCTCATCGCCCGCGGCTCGGGCGAACTGCCAGCGCCATCCTGA
- a CDS encoding carbohydrate ABC transporter permease, which translates to MRKKHLKAGERGLTLLAALALLLYLVFLVLPLLLSLRSSFTNENPLKATNDFVGFANYTEMASDDALKASLTFTLILAFGVTVAANALGVGFAMLLNRTSLSYRVMRTLAFLPQVLSGVIVGFVWQTILTQNGLLNTALLKVGILDEPYPWLGSPHAALFSIGLVVTWVMSGFTTVVYLAALQSIPLELNDMASLDGVRGTQRFRKITWPMLAPGTTISVTISLITVLKLYDIITVLTGGGPANSTQSTALYIVKLAFTSDRVGYASAVAMLLLAISAVVALVVTGALRRREVSL; encoded by the coding sequence GTGAGAAAGAAGCACCTCAAGGCCGGCGAGCGGGGCCTGACCCTGCTCGCCGCCCTCGCCCTCCTGCTCTACCTGGTCTTCCTGGTGCTGCCGCTGCTGCTCAGCCTGCGCAGCAGCTTCACCAACGAAAACCCGCTCAAGGCGACCAACGACTTCGTCGGCTTCGCCAACTACACCGAGATGGCCAGCGACGACGCGCTCAAGGCCAGCCTCACCTTCACGCTGATCCTCGCGTTCGGCGTGACCGTCGCCGCCAACGCGCTCGGGGTCGGCTTCGCGATGCTGCTCAACCGCACGAGCCTGAGCTACCGCGTGATGCGTACCCTCGCATTCCTTCCCCAGGTTCTTTCCGGGGTGATCGTCGGGTTCGTCTGGCAGACCATCCTGACCCAGAACGGCCTGCTCAACACCGCGCTGCTGAAGGTCGGCATCCTCGACGAGCCCTACCCGTGGCTGGGCAGCCCGCACGCCGCGTTGTTCTCCATCGGCCTGGTGGTCACCTGGGTGATGAGCGGCTTCACCACCGTCGTATACCTCGCCGCGCTCCAGAGCATCCCGCTCGAGCTCAACGACATGGCCTCCCTCGACGGCGTCCGCGGCACCCAACGCTTCCGCAAGATCACCTGGCCGATGCTGGCGCCGGGCACCACGATCAGCGTGACCATCTCGCTGATCACCGTGCTGAAGCTCTACGACATCATCACCGTGCTCACCGGCGGCGGCCCGGCCAACTCCACCCAGTCGACCGCGCTCTACATCGTCAAGCTGGCGTTCACCAGCGACCGCGTCGGCTACGCCAGCGCCGTCGCGATGCTCCTGCTGGCGATCTCCGCGGTGGTCGCCCTCGTCGTGACCGGCGCGCTCCGCCGCCGGGAGGTCTCCCTATGA
- a CDS encoding sigma factor-like helix-turn-helix DNA-binding protein gives MRVSTWRRRRREVALADDHDVAAGLDIGGVDATPLEMLRRLPARQHEVIALRTFLDLDTETTAQVLGIASGTVTAHLSRAVATLRDHLVPAKTQEIER, from the coding sequence GTGCGGGTTTCGACGTGGCGGCGGCGCCGGCGCGAGGTCGCGCTGGCCGACGACCACGACGTGGCGGCCGGCCTGGACATCGGCGGCGTCGACGCGACCCCGCTGGAGATGCTGCGGCGGCTGCCAGCCCGGCAACACGAGGTGATCGCGCTGCGGACGTTCCTGGACCTGGACACCGAGACGACCGCGCAGGTGCTCGGGATCGCCTCGGGCACCGTCACTGCTCACCTGTCCCGGGCCGTCGCGACGCTGCGCGACCATCTCGTACCGGCGAAGACCCAGGAGATCGAGCGGTGA
- the paaI gene encoding hydroxyphenylacetyl-CoA thioesterase PaaI, whose protein sequence is MDGAAEMFARDRASESLGMSVVKLEPGRAVLEMTVTDLMVNGHGIAHGGFIFLLADSAFAGACNYPGAVTVAASAEIVFVSPAREGERLTATAVERHRAGRSGIYDVTVRCGERLVAEFRGLSRTLAA, encoded by the coding sequence ATGGACGGTGCCGCCGAGATGTTCGCACGCGACCGGGCGTCAGAGTCGCTCGGGATGTCGGTCGTGAAGCTGGAGCCGGGCCGCGCGGTCCTGGAGATGACCGTGACGGACCTGATGGTCAACGGCCACGGCATCGCCCACGGCGGGTTCATCTTCCTGCTCGCGGACTCCGCGTTCGCGGGCGCCTGCAACTACCCGGGCGCGGTCACCGTGGCGGCGTCAGCGGAGATCGTGTTCGTATCACCCGCCCGCGAGGGCGAACGCCTGACCGCCACGGCGGTCGAACGCCATCGCGCCGGCCGGTCCGGGATCTACGACGTCACGGTCCGCTGCGGCGAACGGCTGGTGGCCGAGTTCCGCGGCCTGAGCCGCACGCTGGCCGCGTAA
- a CDS encoding ABC transporter substrate-binding protein, which yields MIRKPLLAACVAGLLALTAACGSGDGGGNESGETALTYLVFETPSLDAKFWDASIAAATAQTPGVKINKIVAPSTDRDGYAKQLQQSGQFPDLLQSITPSNFVGAGLLKPYDKTWIDANFLLPSANSLKGEVYIPPTNSQIVPQVYYNKKLFAQAGIAAAPKTWAEFLDACAKLKAKNINPIELGGADPFAASMPLVGIISADILGKNKNWLQDRYADKVKFADQDVVTAVQKYRTLVSSGYFDKGALGVKYADSITRFTSGKSAMYPMGSWFLGSVPKDTADDFGSFPWPTDDGSVVVPFVGGGSMAISAKAKDTALAEKFGQAWSLNPANLKALIETDGAFPMLKGKTLDDYGVTVTQVFKDSYAYVGQDNNKVNAIGWATNDDALPPGLNDAFYAAAQALFSKDDVAGEMKKLDDAWKTAVQ from the coding sequence TTGATACGGAAGCCGCTGCTAGCGGCGTGCGTCGCCGGTCTCCTCGCCCTCACCGCCGCATGTGGAAGCGGCGACGGCGGAGGGAACGAAAGCGGCGAGACCGCTCTGACCTACCTTGTCTTCGAAACGCCCAGCCTCGACGCGAAGTTCTGGGACGCCTCGATCGCCGCCGCCACCGCGCAGACCCCCGGCGTGAAGATCAACAAGATCGTCGCACCCAGCACCGACCGCGATGGCTACGCCAAGCAGCTCCAGCAGTCCGGTCAGTTCCCGGACCTGCTTCAGTCGATCACCCCGTCCAACTTCGTCGGCGCCGGGCTGCTCAAGCCCTACGACAAGACGTGGATCGACGCCAACTTCCTGCTGCCCTCGGCCAACTCGCTCAAGGGCGAGGTCTACATCCCGCCGACGAACTCGCAGATCGTGCCGCAGGTCTACTACAACAAGAAGCTGTTCGCGCAGGCCGGCATCGCCGCGGCGCCGAAGACCTGGGCCGAGTTCCTCGACGCCTGCGCCAAGCTCAAGGCCAAGAACATCAATCCGATCGAACTCGGTGGCGCCGACCCGTTCGCCGCGAGCATGCCCCTGGTCGGCATCATCTCCGCCGACATCCTCGGCAAGAACAAGAACTGGCTGCAGGACCGCTACGCCGACAAGGTGAAGTTCGCCGATCAAGACGTCGTCACGGCAGTGCAGAAGTACCGCACGCTCGTCTCCAGCGGCTACTTCGACAAGGGTGCCCTCGGCGTCAAATACGCCGACTCCATCACGCGATTCACCAGCGGCAAGTCGGCCATGTACCCGATGGGTAGCTGGTTCCTCGGCTCTGTACCCAAGGACACCGCCGACGACTTCGGCTCCTTCCCGTGGCCGACCGACGACGGCAGCGTCGTCGTCCCGTTCGTCGGCGGCGGCTCGATGGCCATCTCCGCGAAGGCCAAGGACACCGCGCTCGCCGAGAAGTTCGGCCAGGCCTGGTCGCTCAACCCGGCCAACCTCAAGGCGCTGATCGAGACCGACGGCGCGTTCCCGATGCTCAAGGGCAAGACCCTCGACGACTACGGCGTCACGGTGACCCAGGTCTTCAAGGACTCCTACGCCTACGTCGGCCAGGACAACAACAAGGTCAACGCGATCGGTTGGGCGACCAACGACGACGCGCTGCCGCCGGGTCTCAACGACGCGTTCTACGCCGCCGCGCAGGCCCTGTTCAGCAAGGACGACGTCGCGGGTGAGATGAAGAAGCTCGACGACGCATGGAAGACCGCCGTTCAGTGA
- a CDS encoding WXG100 family type VII secretion target, producing MSDGIRVDIMALRSAAGSLGATGQQLGTSVTGLDGTVTGSGNPWGSDEAGSIFGAVYVEVLTHALDCYRSMADQLLEASENLNYEADSYEQVETENTDLFTRMELPSGPAAAI from the coding sequence ATGTCCGACGGGATCCGGGTCGACATCATGGCGCTGCGCTCCGCGGCCGGCTCGCTCGGTGCGACCGGCCAGCAACTCGGCACGTCGGTGACCGGCCTCGACGGCACCGTCACCGGCTCCGGCAACCCCTGGGGCTCCGACGAGGCCGGCTCCATCTTCGGCGCGGTCTACGTCGAGGTGCTGACCCACGCCCTCGACTGCTACCGCTCGATGGCCGACCAGTTGCTCGAGGCGTCGGAGAACCTCAACTACGAGGCCGACTCCTACGAGCAGGTCGAGACCGAGAACACCGACCTCTTCACCAGGATGGAGCTGCCCAGTGGGCCTGCAGCTGCCATCTGA